The Nyctibius grandis isolate bNycGra1 chromosome 3, bNycGra1.pri, whole genome shotgun sequence genome window below encodes:
- the PXDC1 gene encoding PX domain-containing protein 1, translating to MASAVFEGTSLVNMYVRGCWVNGIRRLIISRRGDEEEFYEIRTEWSDRNILYLHRSYSDLGRLFKRLLDSFPEDRPELSRSPLLQGLITIKEAHDIEARLNEVEKLLKTIINMPWKYSRSEVVLTFFERSPLDQVLKNDNVHKIQPSFQSPVKISEIMRSNGFCLANTETIVIDHSIPNGKEKHLDVDSAEHLFESVSDFTSELEDSDDPTAYVTNLTYYHLVPFETDILD from the exons atGGCCTCGGCCGTGTTTGAGGGCACCTCTCTGGTGAACATGTACGTGCGGGGCTGCTGGGTAAACGGGATCCGGCGGCTCATCATCAGCCGGCGGGGCGACGAGGAGGAGTTTTACGAGATCCGCACCGAGTGGTCGGACCGCAACATCCTCTACCTGCACCGCAGCTACTCCGACCTCGGACGCCTCTTCAAGCGGCTCCTCGACTCCTTCCCTGAGGACCGGCCCGAGCTGTCCCGCTCCCCCCTGCTCCAAG GGCTCATCACTATAAAAGAAGCCCATGATATAGAAGCCAGACTTAATGAAGTGGAAAAGCTTCTGAAGACTATTATAAACATGCCCTGGAAG taTTCAAGATCTGAAGTTGTCCTCACGTTCTTTGAGAGATCGCCTTTGGACCAAGTTCTAAAAAATGACAACGTCCATAAAATTCAGCCAAGCTTTCAAAGTCCAGTTAAAATATCAG AAATCATGCGATCAAATGGATTTTGTTTAGCCAACACTGAAACAATAGTCATTGACCACAGTATACCCAATGGAAAAGAGAAGCACTTGGATGTAGATTCAGCAGAACACTT GTTTGAAAGTGTTAGTGACTTTACCTCAGAGCTAGAAGACAGTGATGATCCAACAGCTTATGTCACCAATTTGACATACTACCACCTGGTCCCATTTGAGACTGATATTCTGGACTGA